One Lacticaseibacillus rhamnosus genomic window carries:
- a CDS encoding MSCRAMM family protein, with product MEELGVKKTWHFMFKVGVYFTVILGMIVQLLSPALTLAAENPTQAVTGALTIKNQDEQGSPLNGAKYEIRNESHQVVATSSISQDGQATISNLPVGNYLPRKHSLSQVIQPLNRRKTLASQLLSKPRYCLRAVHLPRLPVTVSVQLRRQQRRQLRALMQAQQQRQTMMLNCPIFSLMLF from the coding sequence ATGGAGGAGCTAGGTGTCAAGAAAACATGGCACTTCATGTTTAAGGTTGGGGTTTATTTTACCGTGATCCTAGGCATGATCGTGCAACTGCTTTCACCAGCACTGACCCTTGCAGCCGAGAACCCGACACAAGCAGTGACTGGTGCACTCACGATTAAGAACCAAGATGAACAAGGCTCACCGTTAAATGGGGCTAAGTATGAGATTCGCAATGAATCCCATCAAGTTGTGGCAACTAGCAGTATCAGTCAAGACGGGCAAGCAACCATCTCGAACTTGCCAGTCGGAAACTATCTGCCACGGAAACACAGTCTGTCGCAGGTTATACAGCCATTGAACAGACGAAAAACTTTAGCGTCGCAGCTTCTGAGCAAACCACGTTACTGTTTAAGAGCCGTGCATCTGCCACGATTGCCAGTAACAGTGAGCGTTCAGCTTCGTCGTCAGCAAAGGCGGCAACTCCGGGCACTCATGCAAGCGCAGCAGCAGAGACAAACGATGATGTTAAATTGCCCAATATTTTCACTAATGTTGTTTTAA
- a CDS encoding SpaA isopeptide-forming pilin-related protein, producing the protein MPNIFTNVVLKDGNGQPLGTEIEQQSTVKLEMTFIIPETSTPFPAGASFTTTLPKNQIDFAQDGSGVFDGDVAEYSFDHTTAQLTIKLLKAVSFGSWKVNITTNFKQLTANDSLDQTLVFHTKDHDTKIPISFKSNAEPVEVADPKATPQSFNPTGIEGSAKFNLNGAETSKTDPTKWDSDPAKRSKNADMELTLTAQGSGETYPKSLTFSDSDLAKIKVSSAPVNVLGDFTEATKSLVAGRDYHAVLSDDKRTVKIYLTGGFKKSTGYQVDYTASIDRSLDDTGKMGSALVEGYRFLTGSQTNNGYGYKSATMRNSGVAITKSGDITNNFRAMNWQIDWDFSMDTMKAGATLTDRFGKQVNGTDDHGQPKIEKDDNQSLDTQSLKVFQVTFDQNANPTVSKDDIAKYFKLTDKGNGEFTLTYLGGGDLPDNASFRIQYQTKLKNTPENGSDISNIVNDQRNHYTHATYPVRLPSAIQKVSGKIDAYLGQMTWRINANRTFRNMRDGKIFDLFPDGVDKLDTDPTAANINTISGEYVTKDDDDGANDGILVYAQDPDGNRTLLKPETDYTMSTNDGDVQTAVKQYNDKDKIGQIDANGQEKGIRGFVVTLKGKYAETDSQIVIYTHTKLDMLKLGQVGHDNDALAKALNNRAFFFFDLPPGDDEVASGGGSSTPTPQKGSFSGALKNSWSDAPDTQYWGVLVNQLGLKYGHLHLTDILPRFDGVNYELIPDSIKFYEVTGPDGVDPSNTGDPTTSGDVKEIKTNPYYGTSGWVSTALTADDAKQQSLLPTNPPDTWLKNNKDLTQQLDFDFPNIDTGRVWVVFKTKRANQWNYNDPNFTNQATVTDTKTTTTIPTFNPSASKSAQSYWTPINKTVSEDAKQKNVLNWHVQLENIQDKYRPMVNPIITDTLEPYGSGAEINATSFKVTLQVGSADEVTLDKGKDYDLALDGNNFTVTFHRTFGNLTQTDGNPLNNYRVNVYYATSSKNSGTVGNTSAVAWDGSQTTKKPSDGVPENARIATTNGFLPSWDSGISGETITQLANLVVEKKDSVSGAPIPGVKFRVSDGTHTFEATTKLDANSQNSTATFQGLPLGDYTLTELNTPAGYKPMAPQKIRLNTTSDSGTAIQTQEVENQPYQIILTKYDNRAEGQSEANRKQYQLANATYDLIDTDTQKKLLTDLKTNDDGQITVGTATSFSGNYTNDDFKPDLKAGQYVLEGLKPGHYKLIEREAPEHYRGDAHDQANVTSGPDKQLWIDSLNAGSVTTAISDETPTATVAAYDQKKPGQLDLKKQAETIKDDHFPDRQPMTGAAFKLYRYGDDGKLDYDKSWQATVTNSDGTVSFNANDLYEGKYQLIETKAPAGYVIPTDLAKGVDVEITGDQTLKFPTIEEPVFRRAVTLNKTDGDFGNPIAGITYALYRENGTELAKDLVTNEKGQVNLPFNLPAGSYYFKETKTLPPYRPNTDKHSFTVKQTDQTQTAAALATENKQKPITVDVTNYQVKTINVKKVDSQYKDHMLAGATFRLTNSAGYSRDITTGKDGLASFGDLLLGHYSLTEVKAPAGYKLDTTVYPITLASGETPSAITVTKEIADDPYQVALTKYDNRADKSDDAATLKKYLLPGATYKLVDTVKNKTLKAGMKTNSDGQLKFGAASSFDTPLKAGEYAVEGLQSDRAYRLVETEAPKHYRGDASDQANLTTGAERQRWEASLRAGSVNFTIKTDQTQLKVTATNQKKPGQLAIKKQAETIKDDKFPDRQPMTGAEFKLYRYDEDGTLDRDKTWTTTITNNDGTVTFNDADLYEGKYQLVETKAPTGYVIPDDLAKGIDVTITGDQTLTLPTIEEPVFRRSIALNKTDGNFGNPIAGITYALYREDGTELAKDLVTNEKGQVNLPFNLPAGSYYFKETKTLPPYRPNTDKHPFTIKQTDLTQTAADLATQNKQKPITVGVTNYQIKTLNVQKVDRTYSDHVLAGAVFRLTNSTGYSRDVTTDEKGIASYGDLLLGNYSLTEIKAPSGYRLDPTVHAITLSSAITPTPITVNKQIADDPYQVTLTKYDNRVKKTDDAATLKKYLLPNATYKLVDTVTNKTLKADLKTNDDGQLKFGAASSFDTPLKAGEYTIDGLKPDRAYRLVETEAPKHYEGDATDQKEHTSGAQKDAWEKSLAAGSVDFTIKADETQVKLTATNQKKPGQLAIKKQAETIKDDKFPDRQPMTGAEFKLYRYQEDGKLDQSRSWHTVITNNDGTVTFKDLDLYEGKYQLVETKAPTGYVIPDDLAKGVDVEITGDQTLKFPTIEESVFRRSIALNKTDGNFGNPIAGITYALYREDGTELAKDLVTDEKGQVNLPFNLPAGSYYFKETKTLRPYRPNTDKHPFTVKQTDLTQTANALAAENKQKPIAVSVTNYQIKTLNVQKVDRQYTDHTLAGAIFRLTNSTGYSRDITTDEKGIASFGDLLLGSYSLTEVKAPSGYRLDPTVHAITLSSAITPTPITVNKQIVDDPYQVTLTKYDNRVKKTDNAATLKKYLLPGATYKLVDTVTNKTLKADMKTNDDGQLKFGAASSFDTPLKAGEYTVEGLKADNTYRLVETEAPKHYEGDATDQTKHTSGAQKDAWEKSLAAGNVDFTIKGSQTQVKLTATNQKKPGQLAIKKQAETIKDDKFPDRQPMTGAEFKLYRYDEDGTLDRDKTWTTTITSNDGTVTFNDADLYEGKYQLVETKAPTGYVIPDDLAKGIDVTITGDQTLTLPTITEPLYRRTAQLAKTDGDFGNPIAGITYALYKDDGTELAKDLVTNKDGQVTLPFDLPAGQYYFQETGTLPPYRPNTDKHPFTVKQTDLTQTAADLAAQNKQKPITVGVTNYQIKTLNVQKVDRQYTNHTLAGATFRLTNSTGYSRDVTTDEKGIASFGDLLLGTYSLTEVKAPSGYRLDPTVHAITLSSAITPTPITVNKQIADDPYQVTLTKYDNRVKKTDDAATLKKYLLPGATYKLVDTVTNKTLKADMKTNDDGQLKFGTASSFETPLKAGEYTIEDLKSDRAYRLVETEAPKHYEGDATDQKEHTSGARKEAWEKSLAAGNVDFTIKADEAQVKLTATNQEKAGQVVITKKADTTGDQRFPGKMTMIGAKFTLYRYREDGTVDHSKSWHATITNQNGIVTLSDHDLYEGKYQLLETQAPRGYVIPDNLAKGIDVNVKGDQKISLDPIIEPEFTRSVQLQKTDGNFDKQLGGVTFNLYGSDDRVLAKDLVTDRNGQIKLPFNLPIGTYYFEETKTLPKYELNTDKITFKVEQTDLTQTAAALAKLNQQQPIKVQVANYQVNTLVVKKVDAANTDHALAGAVFRLTNDQGYRQEITTDANGLASFNHLKLGRYWLTEIKAPAGYSINPDYAQPVAVEVKAGDTMQLVIADKRHTLPSTDGTGGAGTGSGSEAGSEAAGSGSHGNNVRHEQPSRRLLFGSFGDRDTVTLVLLGILILTIAGSTVILRRRKRL; encoded by the coding sequence TTGCCCAATATTTTCACTAATGTTGTTTTAAAAGACGGCAATGGGCAACCATTAGGTACAGAGATTGAGCAGCAGAGTACAGTCAAGCTGGAGATGACATTTATAATACCGGAAACAAGTACGCCGTTTCCAGCAGGCGCTTCATTTACAACGACGCTGCCAAAAAACCAGATTGACTTTGCCCAAGATGGTAGCGGTGTGTTTGATGGGGACGTAGCTGAATACAGTTTTGACCACACCACTGCTCAGTTGACCATCAAACTATTGAAGGCTGTTAGCTTTGGCTCTTGGAAGGTGAACATCACCACCAACTTTAAGCAGCTCACAGCCAATGACTCACTGGACCAGACACTGGTATTTCACACGAAAGATCACGATACCAAGATCCCAATCAGCTTCAAATCGAATGCGGAGCCTGTGGAGGTAGCTGACCCTAAGGCAACACCGCAAAGTTTCAACCCGACTGGTATTGAAGGTAGTGCTAAGTTTAATTTAAATGGCGCTGAAACTAGTAAGACCGATCCGACTAAATGGGACAGTGATCCAGCTAAGCGATCTAAAAACGCGGACATGGAACTGACCTTGACCGCACAAGGCAGCGGTGAAACCTATCCGAAATCACTGACTTTTAGTGATAGCGATTTGGCGAAAATTAAGGTTTCATCTGCACCCGTGAATGTGTTAGGTGACTTTACCGAAGCCACAAAATCGCTGGTAGCAGGGCGAGATTATCACGCGGTCTTATCCGATGACAAACGTACCGTTAAGATTTATTTGACAGGCGGATTTAAAAAGTCCACTGGCTATCAAGTAGATTACACGGCAAGTATTGATCGTTCTTTGGACGATACCGGTAAAATGGGCAGCGCGTTAGTTGAAGGGTATCGTTTTCTGACCGGTTCGCAAACAAATAACGGGTATGGTTACAAGAGCGCCACGATGCGTAATTCAGGCGTGGCGATCACCAAATCCGGCGATATTACCAACAACTTTCGGGCAATGAACTGGCAGATTGATTGGGACTTTAGCATGGACACGATGAAGGCTGGAGCTACTTTAACCGATCGTTTTGGTAAACAGGTGAATGGAACCGATGATCATGGTCAGCCCAAGATTGAAAAAGACGATAATCAGTCGCTTGATACCCAATCTTTGAAAGTCTTTCAGGTTACGTTCGACCAAAATGCAAATCCCACTGTTTCGAAAGATGATATTGCAAAATATTTCAAATTAACGGATAAAGGTAACGGTGAGTTTACTTTAACTTATCTGGGTGGCGGCGACTTACCTGACAATGCATCATTTCGAATTCAATATCAAACGAAGCTAAAAAATACACCGGAAAACGGCAGTGACATATCCAATATTGTCAATGATCAAAGAAATCATTACACACATGCCACTTATCCCGTTAGATTGCCAAGCGCAATCCAAAAAGTTAGTGGCAAGATTGATGCATATCTTGGGCAAATGACATGGCGGATTAATGCTAATCGAACGTTCCGTAATATGCGCGATGGAAAGATATTTGATTTATTCCCGGATGGGGTCGACAAACTAGATACTGATCCGACTGCCGCCAATATCAATACTATCTCTGGGGAGTATGTGACTAAAGATGATGACGATGGTGCAAATGACGGTATTTTAGTTTACGCACAGGATCCAGATGGGAATCGAACCTTACTGAAACCGGAAACCGACTATACCATGAGTACTAACGATGGCGATGTTCAGACTGCTGTCAAACAATACAACGATAAAGACAAGATCGGTCAAATCGATGCTAATGGTCAAGAAAAGGGAATTCGTGGATTTGTCGTGACACTCAAAGGCAAGTATGCCGAAACCGATTCTCAAATCGTCATTTATACGCATACAAAGCTGGATATGCTGAAGTTGGGGCAAGTTGGTCACGATAACGATGCTTTAGCTAAAGCGCTCAACAATCGCGCCTTTTTCTTCTTTGACCTACCACCAGGTGATGATGAAGTCGCAAGTGGAGGTGGGAGTTCAACACCAACGCCACAAAAAGGTTCCTTCAGCGGTGCCTTGAAGAATTCCTGGAGTGATGCACCAGACACGCAGTATTGGGGTGTGTTGGTCAATCAGCTAGGCCTTAAATATGGTCATTTGCATTTGACTGACATTTTGCCGCGATTCGATGGGGTTAATTACGAGCTAATTCCTGACTCCATCAAGTTTTATGAAGTCACGGGACCAGATGGCGTTGATCCATCAAATACCGGTGATCCAACGACTTCCGGTGATGTAAAAGAAATCAAAACCAATCCATACTACGGCACTAGTGGCTGGGTATCCACCGCATTAACAGCTGATGATGCTAAACAGCAAAGCTTATTGCCGACCAATCCACCTGATACGTGGCTTAAGAACAATAAAGATCTAACCCAACAATTGGATTTCGATTTTCCCAATATCGACACCGGTCGTGTTTGGGTTGTTTTCAAGACAAAACGTGCTAATCAATGGAACTATAACGATCCTAACTTTACGAACCAAGCAACCGTGACAGACACTAAGACGACAACGACGATTCCAACGTTTAATCCGTCTGCCTCTAAATCGGCGCAGAGTTACTGGACGCCGATTAATAAAACAGTTAGCGAAGATGCCAAGCAGAAGAATGTGCTTAATTGGCATGTTCAACTGGAGAATATTCAAGATAAATACCGACCAATGGTGAATCCAATCATTACGGACACCTTGGAACCCTACGGAAGCGGCGCAGAAATCAATGCCACCAGTTTTAAAGTGACGCTACAAGTCGGTTCAGCAGATGAAGTCACTTTAGATAAAGGAAAAGATTATGACCTTGCCTTGGACGGTAATAACTTCACGGTCACCTTCCATCGAACTTTTGGTAATTTGACACAAACCGATGGCAATCCGTTAAATAACTATCGGGTCAATGTTTATTATGCAACGAGTAGTAAGAATTCAGGAACTGTTGGCAACACAAGTGCGGTTGCGTGGGATGGAAGTCAAACGACTAAAAAACCAAGTGACGGTGTACCTGAAAATGCCAGAATTGCCACTACGAATGGTTTCCTACCTTCATGGGATTCCGGCATCAGTGGTGAAACCATTACCCAACTGGCCAATTTAGTGGTCGAAAAGAAAGATAGCGTTAGCGGCGCACCAATCCCTGGCGTTAAATTCCGCGTCAGTGATGGTACCCACACGTTTGAAGCGACAACTAAATTAGATGCGAATAGCCAAAATTCAACCGCCACTTTCCAAGGCTTACCACTTGGTGATTACACGCTGACAGAACTTAATACGCCAGCAGGTTACAAACCAATGGCACCACAAAAGATTAGATTGAATACCACGTCTGACAGTGGCACCGCGATCCAGACGCAAGAAGTTGAAAATCAACCTTATCAAATCATTTTGACCAAGTATGATAACCGTGCTGAAGGCCAGTCAGAAGCCAACCGCAAACAATATCAGCTTGCCAATGCCACTTACGATTTGATTGATACGGACACCCAGAAGAAATTACTGACAGACTTGAAGACTAACGATGATGGTCAGATCACGGTCGGCACGGCGACAAGTTTTTCAGGTAATTACACGAATGATGACTTTAAGCCAGATTTGAAGGCCGGCCAATATGTGCTTGAAGGGCTTAAGCCGGGGCATTATAAGTTGATTGAACGCGAAGCACCGGAACATTATCGCGGTGATGCCCATGATCAGGCCAATGTCACCAGCGGACCGGATAAGCAACTTTGGATCGACAGTCTTAATGCCGGCAGTGTCACGACAGCCATTAGCGATGAAACGCCAACAGCAACGGTTGCGGCCTACGATCAAAAGAAACCGGGACAGTTGGACCTCAAGAAGCAGGCAGAAACGATTAAGGATGATCACTTCCCAGATCGTCAGCCGATGACAGGGGCAGCGTTTAAGCTTTATCGCTATGGGGATGATGGCAAGCTTGACTATGATAAGTCGTGGCAAGCCACTGTTACCAATTCCGATGGCACCGTTTCGTTTAACGCCAATGATTTATATGAAGGCAAGTATCAATTAATTGAAACCAAAGCACCAGCTGGCTATGTCATTCCAACTGATTTGGCTAAAGGTGTGGACGTTGAGATCACAGGTGACCAAACGCTGAAGTTCCCAACCATTGAGGAACCAGTTTTCCGACGCGCTGTCACTTTGAACAAGACTGATGGTGATTTTGGTAATCCAATTGCTGGGATCACCTATGCCCTTTATCGTGAAAATGGAACCGAGCTTGCTAAAGACCTAGTCACCAACGAAAAGGGCCAAGTCAACTTGCCGTTTAATTTACCGGCAGGCTCGTATTACTTTAAAGAAACTAAGACATTGCCACCATATCGGCCAAATACTGATAAGCATTCATTTACCGTAAAACAAACCGATCAAACACAGACGGCAGCAGCCTTAGCGACTGAGAACAAGCAAAAGCCGATCACTGTCGATGTCACAAACTATCAGGTCAAGACGATTAATGTCAAAAAGGTTGATAGCCAGTATAAGGATCACATGCTGGCCGGAGCAACTTTCCGGTTGACTAACAGTGCCGGCTACAGTCGTGACATCACAACTGGTAAAGACGGCTTGGCTTCATTTGGCGACCTGCTGCTGGGTCATTATTCATTGACTGAAGTAAAAGCACCAGCAGGTTATAAACTCGATACAACCGTTTATCCAATCACTTTGGCTTCTGGTGAAACCCCAAGCGCAATTACGGTGACCAAGGAAATCGCGGATGATCCGTATCAGGTGGCTTTGACCAAGTATGATAATCGCGCTGATAAGTCTGATGATGCAGCAACGCTTAAGAAATACTTGTTGCCGGGTGCCACATATAAACTTGTGGACACCGTGAAGAACAAGACTTTGAAAGCTGGCATGAAGACTAACAGTGACGGCCAGCTGAAGTTTGGCGCGGCAAGCAGTTTTGACACGCCACTCAAAGCTGGTGAGTATGCGGTTGAGGGCTTACAATCTGATCGTGCTTATCGCTTAGTTGAAACTGAAGCACCAAAGCACTATCGCGGGGATGCCAGCGATCAAGCAAACTTGACAACCGGTGCTGAACGTCAGCGCTGGGAAGCAAGCTTACGGGCTGGAAGTGTCAATTTCACAATTAAGACGGATCAGACGCAGCTAAAGGTAACGGCGACCAACCAGAAGAAACCTGGACAGCTAGCCATCAAGAAGCAGGCGGAAACGATCAAAGATGACAAATTCCCTGATCGACAGCCGATGACCGGTGCTGAGTTTAAGCTTTACCGGTACGATGAGGATGGCACTCTTGATCGGGACAAGACTTGGACGACTACCATCACCAATAACGATGGCACCGTCACTTTTAACGATGCCGATCTGTACGAAGGCAAGTACCAGTTAGTTGAAACCAAAGCACCAACTGGCTATGTCATTCCTGATGACTTGGCTAAGGGTATAGATGTGACGATCACTGGTGACCAGACACTCACATTGCCAACGATTGAGGAACCAGTTTTCCGGCGCTCAATCGCCTTGAACAAGACTGACGGGAATTTTGGCAATCCAATTGCTGGGATCACTTATGCCCTTTATCGTGAAGACGGTACTGAATTAGCCAAAGACTTAGTCACAAACGAAAAAGGCCAAGTCAACTTGCCGTTCAACTTACCGGCAGGCTCGTATTACTTTAAGGAAACTAAGACGTTACCGCCATATCGGCCAAACACTGACAAACATCCGTTTACCATTAAACAAACGGATCTAACGCAAACGGCTGCGGATTTGGCAACACAAAACAAGCAGAAGCCGATAACAGTCGGCGTCACGAACTATCAGATCAAAACGTTGAACGTGCAGAAAGTCGATCGCACCTATTCAGATCATGTATTGGCAGGAGCGGTCTTCCGCCTCACTAACAGCACAGGCTACAGTCGCGATGTCACCACCGATGAAAAAGGGATTGCCTCATATGGCGACCTACTGTTGGGCAATTACTCACTAACTGAAATTAAAGCGCCAAGTGGTTATCGGTTAGATCCAACAGTACATGCGATTACGTTATCTTCAGCGATTACACCAACGCCGATCACGGTGAATAAGCAAATTGCTGATGATCCTTATCAGGTCACCTTGACCAAGTACGATAACCGCGTCAAGAAGACGGATGATGCAGCGACGCTTAAGAAATACTTGTTGCCGAATGCTACGTATAAATTGGTGGACACTGTAACCAACAAGACTTTGAAGGCTGACTTGAAGACCAATGATGACGGCCAGTTGAAGTTTGGAGCAGCAAGCAGTTTTGACACCCCACTTAAGGCAGGCGAATACACCATTGACGGCCTGAAGCCTGACCGGGCCTATCGCCTAGTTGAAACCGAAGCGCCGAAGCATTACGAAGGCGATGCGACTGATCAGAAGGAACACACCAGCGGCGCTCAGAAGGATGCTTGGGAAAAGAGCCTGGCTGCTGGGAGCGTTGACTTTACGATCAAGGCTGATGAAACCCAAGTGAAGTTAACTGCAACCAACCAGAAGAAGCCGGGTCAACTAGCCATTAAGAAACAGGCTGAAACGATCAAGGATGACAAGTTCCCTGACCGTCAGCCGATGACAGGAGCTGAGTTTAAGCTTTATCGTTATCAAGAAGATGGCAAGCTTGATCAAAGTCGTTCATGGCATACTGTTATCACGAATAACGACGGAACGGTTACTTTCAAGGATTTGGATCTGTATGAAGGCAAGTACCAGTTAGTTGAAACCAAAGCACCAACCGGCTATGTCATTCCCGATGACTTGGCTAAAGGCGTGGATGTTGAGATTACTGGCGATCAAACACTGAAGTTCCCAACGATTGAGGAATCCGTTTTCCGGCGCTCAATCGCCTTGAACAAGACTGACGGTAATTTTGGGAACCCAATTGCTGGGATCACTTATGCCCTTTATCGTGAAGATGGAACCGAGCTTGCTAAAGACTTGGTTACAGACGAAAAAGGCCAAGTCAACTTGCCGTTTAATTTACCAGCAGGCTCGTACTACTTTAAGGAAACCAAGACATTACGGCCATATCGACCAAATACGGATAAGCATCCGTTTACCGTTAAGCAAACGGATCTAACCCAGACGGCTAATGCCTTAGCAGCCGAGAACAAGCAGAAGCCGATTGCGGTCAGCGTCACGAACTATCAGATCAAGACGTTGAACGTTCAGAAAGTTGATCGTCAGTACACCGACCATACGCTGGCAGGGGCTATTTTCCGCCTCACCAATAGCACTGGCTACAGTCGCGATATCACAACTGATGAAAAAGGAATTGCCTCATTTGGCGATCTATTGTTGGGTAGTTACTCGCTAACTGAAGTCAAAGCGCCAAGTGGTTATCGACTAGATCCAACGGTACATGCAATCACACTATCCTCAGCGATCACGCCAACGCCAATTACGGTCAATAAGCAAATCGTTGATGATCCGTATCAGGTAACTTTGACCAAGTACGATAATCGTGTCAAGAAGACGGATAATGCAGCGACACTTAAGAAGTATCTATTACCAGGTGCCACGTATAAACTAGTGGACACTGTGACGAACAAGACTTTGAAGGCCGACATGAAGACTAACGATGACGGTCAGCTGAAGTTTGGAGCGGCAAGCAGTTTTGACACCCCACTCAAAGCTGGCGAATACACCGTTGAAGGCCTAAAAGCCGACAACACCTATCGTCTGGTTGAAACTGAAGCGCCGAAGCATTATGAAGGTGATGCGACTGATCAGACCAAGCATACTAGTGGCGCTCAGAAGGATGCTTGGGAGAAGAGTTTAGCTGCCGGAAATGTTGACTTCACGATCAAAGGTAGTCAAACCCAAGTGAAGTTAACTGCAACGAACCAAAAGAAACCCGGACAACTAGCCATCAAGAAACAGGCGGAAACAATCAAAGATGACAAATTCCCTGATCGACAGCCGATGACCGGTGCTGAGTTTAAGCTTTACCGGTACGATGAGGATGGCACTCTTGATCGGGACAAGACTTGGACAACTACCATCACCAGTAACGATGGTACCGTCACTTTTAACGATGCCGATCTGTACGAAGGCAAGTACCAGTTAGTTGAAACCAAAGCACCAACTGGCTATGTCATTCCTGATGACTTGGCTAAGGGTATAGATGTGACGATCACTGGTGACCAGACACTCACATTGCCAACGATCACAGAGCCACTTTATCGGCGTACTGCCCAACTAGCTAAAACGGATGGTGACTTTGGCAATCCAATTGCGGGAATCACGTATGCACTTTACAAGGATGACGGTACCGAGCTTGCCAAGGATCTAGTGACAAATAAGGATGGCCAAGTTACGTTACCATTTGATCTGCCAGCCGGACAGTATTACTTCCAAGAGACTGGAACCTTGCCGCCATATCGGCCAAACACTGACAAACATCCGTTTACCGTTAAACAAACGGATCTAACGCAAACAGCAGCTGATTTGGCAGCACAAAATAAGCAGAAGCCGATAACGGTCGGCGTCACAAACTATCAGATCAAAACATTGAACGTTCAGAAAGTTGACCGTCAGTACACGAATCATACGCTGGCAGGAGCTACTTTCCGCCTCACTAACAGCACAGGCTACAGTCGCGACGTCACCACCGATGAAAAAGGGATTGCCTCATTTGGCGATCTACTGTTGGGCACTTACTCGCTAACTGAAGTCAAAGCGCCAAGTGGCTATCGACTAGATCCAACGGTACATGCAATTACGCTGTCTTCAGCGATCACGCCAACACCGATTACGGTCAATAAGCAAATCGCTGACGATCCTTATCAGGTTACCTTGACGAAGTACGACAACCGCGTCAAGAAGACGGATGACGCAGCAACACTCAAGAAGTATCTGTTGCCAGGTGCCACGTATAAACTAGTGGACACTGTAACCAACAAGACCTTGAAGGCTGACATGAAGACCAATGATGACGGCCAGTTGAAGTTTGGAACAGCAAGCAGCTTTGAAACCCCACTCAAGGCAGGCGAATACACCATTGAAGACCTGAAGTCTGACCGGGCTTATCGTCTAGTTGAAACTGAAGCGCCGAAGCATTACGAAGGCGATGCGACTGATCAGAAGGAACACACCAGTGGCGCTCGGAAAGAAGCTTGGGAAAAGAGCTTGGCTGCTGGGAACGTTGACTTTACGATCAAGGCTGACGAAGCCCAAGTGAAGTTAACCGCAACGAACCAGGAGAAGGCAGGTCAGGTTGTCATCACGAAGAAAGCGGACACTACTGGTGATCAACGCTTCCCTGGTAAGATGACAATGATCGGTGCTAAGTTTACGCTGTATCGTTATCGTGAAGATGGTACGGTCGATCATAGTAAGTCTTGGCATGCAACGATTACCAACCAAAACGGAATCGTAACGCTCAGTGATCATGATCTATATGAAGGTAAGTACCAACTGCTTGAAACCCAAGCTCCACGCGGTTATGTCATTCCAGACAACTTGGCCAAAGGAATCGATGTGAACGTCAAGGGCGATCAAAAGATTAGCCTTGACCCAATCATTGAACCTGAATTCACTCGATCCGTTCAGTTGCAAAAGACGGATGGTAATTTTGACAAGCAACTTGGCGGGGTTACCTTTAATCTCTATGGCAGTGACGATCGGGTCCTGGCTAAGGATTTGGTAACGGATCGCAATGGCCAAATCAAGTTGCCATTTAATTTACCGATTGGAACGTACTACTTTGAAGAAACGAAGACCTTACCGAAATATGAACTCAACACCGATAAGATCACCTTTAAAGTCGAACAAACTGATTTGACACAAACGGCCGCTGCATTGGCCAAACTCAATCAACAACAGCCGATCAAGGTCCAGGTGGCAAATTATCAAGTCAATACATTGGTCGTCAAAAAGGTAGATGCGGCGAATACCGATCATGCATTAGCCGGTGCGGTTTTCCGGTTGACCAATGATCAGGGTTATCGTCAGGAAATCACGACCGATGCTAACGGTTTGGCGTCCTTCAACCATCTGAAACTGGGAAGGTACTGGTTAACTGAAATCAAGGCGCCTGCTGGGTACAGCATTAACCCTGATTATGCGCAACCAGTTGCTGTAGAAGTCAAAGCAGGCGACACGATGCAATTAGTCATTGCGGATAAACGGCACACGTTGCCAAGCACTGACGGAACTGGTGGAGCTGGAACTGGATCGGGATCTGAAGCCGGATCTGAAGCTGCCGGTTCTGGAAGCCATGGTAATAACGTTCGTCATGAACAGCCATCACGCCGATTGCTCTTTGGCAGCTTTGGCGATCGTGATACTGTCACCTTAGTTCTATTAGGTATTTTGATTCTGACCATTGCCGGCAGCACCGTGATTTTACGTCGGCGCAAACGTTTATAA